A region of the Mercenaria mercenaria strain notata unplaced genomic scaffold, MADL_Memer_1 contig_1009, whole genome shotgun sequence genome:
TTCAAAGATAATcttaaatttcacacaattgtttACATATGTAAGACACTTTCATCTGAGAGGAAAttgcgcctatatgacactgacaGCTAATGTACTGACAAATATTGGAGTTGTCATGATCAGAACTCAACAAAACATCAATCATTGcccttgaaaaattttgaaatttcacttttttttaaatgacagaaaatagGGCAGGagggtctgagtaacgaaaaatcaacAAAACTCTGGCCTTTCATGCAAAAGTTGTGATGCCAGTGCAGATGCCGAAGGAAGGGTGACGACAAATGTTCTATCTGAAATTTTGTTTATTCAATAGTATAATAActggaaacaagaggaccatgatggtcctgaatcgctcacctgtccccacatgacccagttttgaactgagtatgatgttgttttttctattatttgacatagtgacctagtttttaagctcatgtgacccagttttgaaactgaccttgatatcatcaagatgaatattcagatcaactttcatacagatcccatgaaaaatatggcctctagagaggtcacaaggttttttttattatttgacctactgaccgagttattgatggcacatgacccagtttcgaactcgatctagatatcatcaaggtgaacattctgaccaattttcatgaagatccattcaaaagtatggcctctagacaggtcacaaggtttttctatttttagacctactgacctagtttttgaagcagttgacccagtttcaaacttgatatcatcaagatgaacattcagaccaactttcataaagatcccatgaaaaatatggcctctagagaggtcacaaggtttttctatttttagacctactgacctagtttttgatggcacttaatccagtttcgaacttgacctagatattatcaagataaacattcagaccaactttcatgcagatcccatgaaaaatatggcctctagagaggtcacaaggtttttctataatttgacctactgacctagtttttgaaggcacttaacccagtttcgaacttgacctagatatcatcaagatgaacattctgaccaattttcatgaacatcttctaaaaaaaataaacctctagagaggtcacaaggtttttctatttttagacctactgacctaggttttatcggcatgtgacccagttacgaacttgacctagagagcatcaagatgaacattcagaccaactttcatacagatcccatgaaaaatatggcctctagagaggtcacaaggtttttctattatctgacctactgacctagtttttgaaggcacatgacccagtttcaaacttgacctaaatatcatcaaggtgaacattctgaccaattttcatgaagatccattaaaaaatatggcctctagagaggtcacaaggtttttttattatttgacctactgacctagtttttgatggcacgtaacgcagtttcaaacttgacctagatatcatcaaggtgaacattctgaccaacatcatgaagatccattgaaaagtatggcctctagagaggtcacaaggtttttctatttttagacctactgacctagtttttatcggcacgtgacccagtttcgaacttgacctacatatcatcaagatgaaaattctgaccaacttttcataaaggtcccatgaaaaatgtaacctctagagcggtcacaagcaaaagtttacggacgcacgcatggacgacggacgccgcacgatcacaaaagctcaccttgtcactttgtgacaggtgagctaataaaataataatgagccatgccatgagaaaaccaacatagtggctttgcgaccagcttggatccagacgcatccatgcagtctggtcaggatccatgctgttcactttcaaagcctattggaattagagaaactgttagcgaccagcatggatcctgaccagactgcgtggatgtgcaggctggtctggatccatgatggtcacaaagccactatgttggttttctcatggcacggctcatttatttgttTGATGTGTTTCATTTGATGGTGTAGTCTGCATTCAATTTTCAGTATtacaaattgtaataaatttatatatattacaatcTTTATCTAGCTTCTTAATGCAACATGACCATGAAAAAACAGAAAATGATGGAAAATTTTCACAATACATTGCAAGTCACACTCAATATGGATCATGTCAATAAAACCTATCTCCCAATCAACAgtaaacagatataaataattattacagttcTAATATAAAACTATTGACAAAGCTTGTAATTCAAactttctatgtaaaatataaacagaTGAAAATGTTTGACATCATTATGGTGCAACTTGTTATAGGTAAATCATTCAGAAATTCAGAATTTCATCCATTTActatttttaagcaaaaaaaaaaaaaaataaaaaatcccaAAGTACCTCTAAGTCTGTATTGAATCGTACAAAATGTCTGGTTGATGGGTAGTTGACTAGATGAAGTATGGTTGACACGATGGACTCGTTGATACGTGGATACTGGTGACAATCCAGGATCTTACGTAACAACATGCTGATACCACCACAATGGGCGACCAGGTCTGGATTGTGGTAGgctgcaaaatataaatacattgcaTATCCTATATTATGGTTTCAGTTACATTTTCCCAATTTTGCTTCAGTTACGTTTTCCTAATTTCCTTTCAGTTACATTTTCCCAAATATGCTtcagttacattttcaaaatttctattcaGTTTCACTTCCTCCAATTTTGCTTCAGTTACATTGTCCTAATTTTCCTGACAGTTACATTTTCCCAATTTTGCTTCTGTTGCATTTTCCTAATTTTGCTTCAGtcaaatttctctttttttcctaTGTTACACAGAACTAGCAGTCAATATTACTGCCTATCTTTTAGTACAATGTATAAAGTTAATGATTACCTATCACTGTAGATTTCTACCAGTCTTAAAAGTGACACCTGGAGGTCTTGGTCAGCACAAACCTCTTGTAACCATAGGCCATTTAATTGTTACTTTGGCATCAAACTGCCAtgatttcttgttctttttttctcaGATAGTTTACATCACTTGTAAAAAATGTCTCTCATACCAATTTGTTGTTTTCACATGTCTTTACTGTACAATTAAATCATATACTTACTTAATTCACAAATACAGGCCAGCGATGCTCGAACCATCCTGTCTCTTTCACTGACTCCATCATTACCAATAGCAACAAGAGGTTGAACTAATGACCTTGGCATCTTGGCAGGTAGGTCAGATGAAAATTTACGGGTTAACTTCTGAGCATGAATTCTTTCAATTTCATTATCAAGACACAAATCCAAAGACCTGATAACAAATCAATATGAAAAACAaggtatattatgataaataaattagTGTATTCTTTTCAATGTGTTGTGAAACTTGTCATGTAATATCAATAGAGAACAATGAAGgcaaaatgatattaaatgaattaaaactgACATTGTACTAGTAATAAAGTGATTAACAAAGAAAAATGTCCTTGTCTTAAAAGCTAAAGTGTCTGTAACATTTGATCATTAGTGTGAAGACTTGAGCAACTCTTCCTCATTAGAAATATAAATAGGATTGACTTAAGATAGATAAATGGCTGAGAAAGACATTGATGGGCAGATACTGAATTTATTTCTAACAAAAACTGCAGGCTTCAAGCAAACCTACAGAAAACAGACTGtgtcaataattttgttttaatgaaatcaaaCAAACCTGGCAATAAAGTAGTCCAGATGTAAATCAAGGAGAACTTGCACTGATTCATCATCTGTCATTAGATGTTTAATCACACGTAATGTCCCTGCCCGGACTTCTTTTGGAGCATGTAGCAGATTAACGCTTAAACTGAAAGAGTGTTTACacataataatatttaatatacaaCAGTGAAATCTTAAATGTATCTATGTTCCAAAACTTTAGTCAAGAAAGACTTTTGAAAGAAAATTCAAATTGTAACAGTTTGAAACTGTTGTTACAGGGTTGGCAAAAACCCGGGTTTCAAGCATATTGCCCAGCCCAGTGGGCAATACTGGGAAAACCCGCGTTTTACTGGGCAATAGTGGTCTATACTGggcaatataatatttcagttcaaacttcaatacatatttcaacacTTTAGTTGACTAACAACCCATATAGTGATAGCAGTGACACCTGCATGTCTGGTGCTATAATatctataacaagagctgtcagtggacagcacgctcgactattctcagtacttgatagtataatataagcaatgagtaaaacttaaacattacaataagcatagtcgaaaaggggccataattcagtcaaaatgcttgatacagttgcctcctcttttttacagactcaGTTTGTATGGTAAGAAGcaagattattttgataaaaaaaaagagaaaatgaacATTTACCAGATCAAGATGCTCCTGA
Encoded here:
- the LOC128551351 gene encoding rapamycin-insensitive companion of mTOR-like; amino-acid sequence: PVENVKEILTYVIKQHSFSKAKKLGYLNVFVKLIDKCGGSANLGFPLRSILICLSVNLLHAPKEVRAGTLRVIKHLMTDDESVQVLLDLHLDYFIARSLDLCLDNEIERIHAQKLTRKFSSDLPAKMPRSLVQPLVAIGNDGVSERDRMVRASLACICELTYHNPDLVAHCGGISMLLRKILDCHQYPRINESIVSTILHLVNYPSTRHFVRFNTDLEVLWDFLFFFFFA